The window ACTGAGAATCTGCTCCAAATGACCACGATTGGGTAAACCAAACTGCTCATTGAGGCGAGTAATCCCATCCCAAAGTTTGCTGTAATCGTCCTTACCCCGAAGTTCCAGCGCTTCTTCCCGCAGTTGCAACGGTAGGATAAAGAACCACTGTTCGCGCCCTTCCAGGTAGCCGCCTTGAGAGGCTTGCACACAGCAGGCATCTTCAAACATCAGTTTTTGACCACCAGCGATAAACGCGGAACGGCACAGAGCATGGTTTTGCGCTCGGTCTTGAATATAACCCATGTGCAGGGGAACGATCGCAATTCCAGTTTCCGATGGGTTGGAAAGTTCCATATTTCCATAGCCGCGCACTTGAGTTAGCTTCAATCCAGAGAGAGGACTAACGAATCGACTATCGTTATCGGCACCGAACATCGGCAACACCGTCAGTGTTCCCGACTGCTGCGGCATTCCAAAACGATAAGTAGACAAGTCAAATTGAGTCGGAATTAATTGATGGTAGTCCAAGGTGCTACCTCCTTTTCGACCTTGTAGAGTTTTTCGAGTAGAAACTCCCGCAGGCACTCTGATGCACCGTTGCCGTCAGCCATCAAGAACAACGACAGCAGTATGTCTTCAAAGTCATCTTGATGCCAGAATTCCAGTTGCGGCAGGTTCTCGGCAGGACGCCGTAAAGTTAAGTCATCCGAGGGCGTAAACTTGCTATGGCACAAAACAACAGGCGTCTGCACACCCGCATTCGGCAAAGATGCCACAACACGTTCCAAGTCTCCGGGATAGACATTCTCATACCCATCCGTAACAATTGCCACTACATCCGGTGACGCTTCCAGCGCATCCAGGAGAGCCGTTGCTAAATCCGTGTTACCTTCCGGTACTGGCAGATATCCAGAACCTCCCACCGTATGAACTTGCAAATTAGCACAGCGTTTTTCGAGTACTCGTTGCAAGGCGATGGATTGAGCTAGAGCACAATATTCGCGTTCGCCATAACTACGAGTCGAGGCAGAAGCATCCAAAACGAGCGCCACTTTTCCTGCAAATCGGGGCAATTCCCGTGCCGCTTCCTCAACATAGCCCTCTACAGCCTGTTGCAACTGTGCCGAACTACCGCCCCGGTAGAGGTGAACCAGCGTAGCCGCAATGTCACCGCGATTCGTTGCCGTCACCGTCTTGGGTCGCTCTTGGTGCTGCTCAAACTTCTCGATATACTGCTGATGAGCTTGCTGATACTGACCGTTACCCGTTTGGCGTGTCCCCTGCTTGTAAACAAAAGGCAGGACGAATTTAACCCACTGAGCATCGCGGACAAACCGTAGCAAGTTGCGACGTAGATAGGCTTCGTTAGCCGTTACCTCTTCACTGAGCATCTTGGCGCAAGCTCGTGCCACATTCTTACCCAGTGCGTGTTCCAAGCAATCCACCAAAGTTGGACGACGGCTGCTCGCCATGTCTTCAAACTGAGGATGATTGAGAATGTACTTGAGGATGGCTTTTGTAGTATGTTTGTGATTCGCCCGAACTCGTCGCAGTGCCAGAAACACTGTCAACACTTGGTCAGGGTGCAAAACTGCCAGCAGCAAATCTGCAACACGCTCTAAAGTGCAACGAACTTCGTTGGACATCCCTTTGCGAGAGCGTTGCAGCAATTGGAACAATATCCGCACACGCTGCCAGGGTTGAATGGTTTCTGCTACAGCCAAAAGAGCATAAAGCTCTGGATTTTGGTCATAGTTCGACCGATGCAACGCTTCATCATTCCACTCAGGTGGTGCTGCGTCTCGCCGCAGGATAAAGGGCTGATTTTCTGTACGCAAATGCTGAAGGAAATTTGCGAGGGTTGGTTGGCTAATATCCATCGGACGCCTCCTCTCTCCAAATTTGAGGCGCGGGAAGGTAATGAGGTTGAACGTTACCGCCGCTTGATTACTTTTATACTACATGAATACTACAAAGGTGTCAAGAGGCTGGTGAGAATCTAAGAACGATTGAGCGATCGCGCCTAAAGGAGCTAGTACCGATACCTTGAGAGAAGATTGAGTAGAGGCATTTTTAGCGTTTTCGCTCAACGAATGTCCCCTCTACCTAGCAATATCCGCATCCAGCACAAATCGAGGTCACTTCAAATGGTACAAACACCCGCTAAACCTTTATCCTTGGAAGAGTTCCTGAAGCTACCCGAAACTGAACCTGCCAGCGAGTACATTGATGGTCAAATTATTCAAAAGCCAATGCCTCAAGGAGAACATAGCGTAATTCAGGGTGAATTGGTAACCTCTGTCAATGCAGTGGTAAAACCTCAAAAGATTGCACGAGCTTTTCCAGAACTGCGGTGTACCTTTGGAGGGAGGTCAATTGTACCTGATATAGCCGTATTTACTTGGGAGAGAATTCCTCGAAAGGAAAATGGTGGCGTAGCTAATGTTTTTCAAGCGGCTCCTGACTGGATAATTGAAATCCTATCTCCAGACCAAAGCGCTACGAAAGTCACGAAAAAAATTCTGCATAGTCTAAAACATGACACGCAAATGGGCTGGCTGATTGTCCCAGACGAACAGACGATCTTTGTTTATCAATCAAATCAACAACCAGAAGTATTTGAGGAGCCGGAAGAACAGCTTCCCGTACCTCTGTTTGCCAGTGAATTACGGCTGACAGTCGGTGAGGTATTTGGCTGGCTGTTGGAATAACTATGGTTTAGCCTTCTGTTCCCCGTACAGACAGAAATTTATTGCCAGAAAATTCCAATGTTGTCAAATACCCTTAACCTGTCTAAACTTCCGTCGGTTTATTTATTGGAAAAGGACAAACTACCTAACGATGCAGCTATTTATTTCGTATCTGACAGTCAAGGTCAAGTGCTTTATGTTGGCAGAACAGTTAATTTGGTTAAGCGGTGGCGAGAACACCACAGATTTAACCAGTTAAAAAGGTTGAATCGAAAAACTCGTATTAGTATTAGCTGGTTAACTTGCAGTAATGATATAAACACTCTCTCAAATCTTGAAAATGAATTTATAAATTCATATAAACCGCCACTAAATTGGTCAAAAGTGGTATCACCAGTTAGAAGAATAACTCCAGTTGAGATAGCGCTACAGCAGAGCCTTCAGCAGCTAGCCAAGTTCAACACTATGATATTTGGCTTTGACCCAATTGCTGACGAAGAACCGCCAACACTATATTTGCTTTATCCTGTCTATGGTCAGCGTGGTCTATCGGGCAGTATACGGAGTCTATTAAAAAAAATCAATAAAAAGGTTAGCGCGTTGAAGTGGAAAGAATACCATACAGAGCCTAAGTCTTTTGGTAAATTTGGATATTGGAAAACTGAGTATAACGGTATAAGAATAGACTTAACTCCAGTTCAAGGCTTAGTTCACTTTATGGATGATGCAGTTCGTCGAACTGTTGCTGGTGTAGAGCTTATGGCTTTTAGCCGTGAGCAGCTAGAAACACTTTTAGCCAATGTACCAGAGGAGGAAATTTCAGGTTTAGGTGCCTTGGAAGATGACCCTATTCCTATAGAATTTGTTACTCAAAGCCAATAAAACTATGTATGTGGTTACAGAGGAATTCATTAGGCTCTCTGCTCCAAACCGACAACCGCTAAAAAAATACAGGCAGAGGGAGTGAGCCTTG of the Allocoleopsis franciscana PCC 7113 genome contains:
- a CDS encoding ARPP-1 family domain-containing protein, whose protein sequence is MDYHQLIPTQFDLSTYRFGMPQQSGTLTVLPMFGADNDSRFVSPLSGLKLTQVRGYGNMELSNPSETGIAIVPLHMGYIQDRAQNHALCRSAFIAGGQKLMFEDACCVQASQGGYLEGREQWFFILPLQLREEALELRGKDDYSKLWDGITRLNEQFGLPNRGHLEQILSRKRAFLTQYQSRLELLPHQTGAVFFIQDKLVGVEIAPSAAYFQELWMPLVCFCYGVAAMYKEKDIKVQKPLVPFSANNLQELREQLNQSRLERQEQVRNWLAQTPKQKFRIKEEERFMSLRLQTVTGKNFAGQFVEEDGRLLYASLFAKPGYLN
- a CDS encoding vWA domain-containing protein, with amino-acid sequence MDISQPTLANFLQHLRTENQPFILRRDAAPPEWNDEALHRSNYDQNPELYALLAVAETIQPWQRVRILFQLLQRSRKGMSNEVRCTLERVADLLLAVLHPDQVLTVFLALRRVRANHKHTTKAILKYILNHPQFEDMASSRRPTLVDCLEHALGKNVARACAKMLSEEVTANEAYLRRNLLRFVRDAQWVKFVLPFVYKQGTRQTGNGQYQQAHQQYIEKFEQHQERPKTVTATNRGDIAATLVHLYRGGSSAQLQQAVEGYVEEAARELPRFAGKVALVLDASASTRSYGEREYCALAQSIALQRVLEKRCANLQVHTVGGSGYLPVPEGNTDLATALLDALEASPDVVAIVTDGYENVYPGDLERVVASLPNAGVQTPVVLCHSKFTPSDDLTLRRPAENLPQLEFWHQDDFEDILLSLFLMADGNGASECLREFLLEKLYKVEKEVAPWTTIN
- a CDS encoding Uma2 family endonuclease; this translates as MVQTPAKPLSLEEFLKLPETEPASEYIDGQIIQKPMPQGEHSVIQGELVTSVNAVVKPQKIARAFPELRCTFGGRSIVPDIAVFTWERIPRKENGGVANVFQAAPDWIIEILSPDQSATKVTKKILHSLKHDTQMGWLIVPDEQTIFVYQSNQQPEVFEEPEEQLPVPLFASELRLTVGEVFGWLLE
- a CDS encoding GIY-YIG nuclease family protein gives rise to the protein MLSNTLNLSKLPSVYLLEKDKLPNDAAIYFVSDSQGQVLYVGRTVNLVKRWREHHRFNQLKRLNRKTRISISWLTCSNDINTLSNLENEFINSYKPPLNWSKVVSPVRRITPVEIALQQSLQQLAKFNTMIFGFDPIADEEPPTLYLLYPVYGQRGLSGSIRSLLKKINKKVSALKWKEYHTEPKSFGKFGYWKTEYNGIRIDLTPVQGLVHFMDDAVRRTVAGVELMAFSREQLETLLANVPEEEISGLGALEDDPIPIEFVTQSQ